Proteins encoded in a region of the Mycoplasma mobile 163K genome:
- the pheS gene encoding phenylalanine--tRNA ligase subunit alpha has protein sequence MKKNLTNLRIETLEDLKIAKSNFLNNDLELKQLMNDLKLASKEQKASIGQKINFYKQEIEQFFLTKKEEIEKKEVLKKIQDEFIDVFEEVNFSSSLHPLTLIENRFRTWFLNNGYYETEGSEITTDKINFELLNIPKDHPSRDMQDSLYLEKEQNGDQLLLRTHNTGFSIIELIKNKNKAFSAFSIGKVYRNDEDDNTHSHQFSQVDVIVAGKYNFPNLMWLLKSLLSYVFEEEVKIRLRPSYFPFTEPSCEVDVFYKNKWIEVLGSGIIHENVMKAAGYTNDMNALAWGIGIERIAMIKYGIDNIREFYKNDIRFLKQFNLEIEKLEV, from the coding sequence ATGAAAAAGAATTTGACTAACTTAAGAATTGAAACTTTAGAAGATTTAAAAATTGCCAAAAGTAATTTTTTAAACAATGATTTAGAATTAAAGCAGTTGATGAATGATTTAAAACTTGCTTCTAAAGAACAAAAAGCATCAATAGGACAAAAAATAAATTTTTATAAACAAGAAATTGAACAATTTTTTTTAACAAAAAAAGAAGAAATAGAAAAAAAAGAAGTTCTTAAAAAAATTCAAGATGAATTTATTGATGTTTTTGAAGAAGTTAATTTTTCATCTTCTTTACACCCACTAACTTTAATTGAAAATCGTTTTAGAACTTGGTTTTTAAATAATGGTTATTATGAAACAGAAGGAAGCGAAATCACAACTGATAAAATTAATTTTGAATTATTAAACATACCTAAAGATCATCCTTCAAGAGATATGCAAGATTCTTTATATTTAGAAAAAGAACAAAATGGAGATCAATTGCTTTTAAGAACTCATAATACAGGTTTTAGTATTATTGAATTGATCAAAAATAAAAACAAGGCTTTTTCTGCTTTTTCGATTGGAAAAGTTTATAGAAATGATGAAGATGATAACACTCACTCTCATCAATTTTCTCAAGTTGATGTAATTGTTGCAGGAAAGTATAATTTTCCAAATTTAATGTGATTATTAAAATCTTTACTTAGTTATGTTTTTGAAGAAGAAGTGAAAATTAGATTAAGACCTTCTTATTTTCCTTTTACAGAACCAAGTTGTGAAGTTGATGTTTTTTACAAAAATAAATGAATTGAAGTTTTAGGTTCTGGAATTATTCATGAAAATGTTATGAAAGCTGCTGGATATACTAATGACATGAATGCATTAGCTTGAGGAATTGGAATCGAAAGAATTGCAATGATTAAATATGGAATTGATAACATTCGTGAATTTTATAAAAATGATATTAGATTCTTAAAACAATTTAACCTTGAAATTGAAAAACTAGAGGTGTAA
- a CDS encoding GNAT family N-acetyltransferase produces the protein MNHIIKKLDRKMEDQWLDYVEEFKKFQEILVPDFSNLNFKNLRFDLKHSKNPKYLPNNWVPYEILFLVEKDTNFIIGAISIRYELSDYLYKIGGNIGYGIRPTQRGKNNGTTLLFLGLKYLKENLSKHKLEKVLITCDERNIASKKIILKNGGIWENTIYDYEFKRYVERYWIYLNN, from the coding sequence ATGAATCATATAATAAAAAAACTTGATCGAAAAATGGAAGACCAATGATTAGATTATGTTGAAGAATTTAAGAAATTTCAGGAAATTTTAGTTCCTGATTTTTCAAATCTTAATTTTAAAAATTTGCGATTCGATTTAAAACATTCAAAAAATCCAAAATATTTACCTAATAATTGAGTGCCTTATGAAATTCTTTTTTTAGTTGAAAAAGATACTAATTTTATTATTGGAGCAATTAGTATTCGCTATGAATTATCAGATTATTTATATAAAATAGGTGGAAATATTGGTTATGGTATTAGGCCTACCCAAAGAGGAAAAAACAATGGAACAACACTACTTTTTCTAGGTTTAAAATATTTAAAAGAAAATTTGTCAAAACATAAATTAGAAAAAGTTCTAATTACATGTGATGAAAGAAATATTGCTTCAAAAAAAATTATTTTAAAAAATGGTGGCATTTGAGAAAATACAATCTATGATTATGAATTTAAACGTTATGTTGAACGTTACTGGATTTATTTAAATAATTAG